A stretch of the Kroppenstedtia eburnea genome encodes the following:
- a CDS encoding helix-turn-helix domain-containing protein, translated as MKLLIADRDEKERTGLEWLVGAWPIPFQRVVTAADFDTLWEGLTREVPSVCCIELDMIPRERWEEFRRLLPAYTRTVIGMTAEATFDRAVQAIELHAVDLWVKPVSPDRIKRSLNRAWRGLTEAASDTDPAPLSTPTPPSYRSLFLEEGGAGEGCLMLLQPERPETVPALYRFLEEYPFHDQPHLFPLSDAVAAIFPPSPPVEMPALQREGYRLIREWSDRSPESLFAVISSRQDLPPLRQQYRMARLALQLRFYRGDRQVLTLDEPVEWKPIDPFLSPEEQRLWIEMLDRADRDGIKSWMQREFFGLTPPYPDPGLLRIRLTSLLAQLRRFMKSWSLQHRPSLEHHYHRIFSTVLYSPLLYRIVQELLLFIYALLDGAAEQRQRGEADPVERGIRWMETQFHRPDLSLAEVAHHVERNPSYFSYLLSRKKQIGFRQLLQRIRVRHARRLLETTTLTIGEISRQCGFNHVNTFSRIFKQVTGHSPRMYRNLKNNEKSKEKKDQ; from the coding sequence TTGAAACTGTTGATCGCGGACCGTGACGAAAAGGAGCGAACCGGCCTGGAGTGGCTCGTGGGGGCCTGGCCGATCCCCTTTCAAAGGGTGGTGACAGCCGCCGATTTTGACACCTTGTGGGAAGGGTTGACCCGGGAGGTGCCGTCGGTCTGTTGCATCGAGCTGGATATGATCCCCCGGGAGAGGTGGGAGGAATTTCGGCGCCTGCTCCCCGCCTATACCCGGACGGTGATCGGAATGACCGCTGAGGCCACCTTTGACCGGGCGGTCCAGGCCATTGAATTGCACGCCGTCGATCTGTGGGTGAAGCCCGTCTCTCCGGACCGGATCAAACGCTCTCTCAACCGGGCTTGGCGGGGGCTGACGGAAGCCGCTTCCGACACGGATCCCGCTCCCCTCTCAACCCCCACCCCGCCCTCCTACCGCTCCCTCTTCCTCGAAGAGGGAGGAGCAGGGGAGGGGTGTCTGATGCTCCTCCAGCCGGAACGGCCGGAGACGGTTCCGGCTCTGTACCGGTTCCTGGAGGAGTATCCCTTCCATGACCAGCCCCACCTGTTTCCCCTGAGCGATGCAGTGGCGGCAATTTTCCCCCCATCGCCCCCGGTTGAGATGCCGGCTCTGCAACGGGAAGGATACCGGCTGATCCGGGAATGGTCGGATCGTTCACCGGAATCCCTGTTTGCAGTCATCTCAAGCCGACAGGACCTTCCCCCTCTCCGGCAACAGTACCGGATGGCGAGATTGGCCCTCCAACTCCGGTTTTACCGGGGGGACCGACAAGTATTGACTCTGGATGAACCGGTGGAATGGAAACCGATCGACCCCTTTCTCAGCCCGGAGGAACAACGTCTCTGGATCGAAATGCTGGACAGAGCCGACCGGGACGGGATCAAGTCGTGGATGCAACGGGAGTTTTTCGGTTTGACCCCCCCTTATCCCGATCCGGGACTGCTGCGCATCCGGTTGACCAGTCTGCTGGCCCAGTTGCGACGGTTTATGAAAAGCTGGTCCCTGCAACACCGCCCTTCCTTGGAACACCATTATCATCGGATCTTTTCCACTGTTCTCTACAGCCCCCTCCTGTACCGGATCGTACAGGAACTGCTTCTGTTTATCTATGCGCTCCTGGACGGGGCTGCGGAACAGCGGCAACGGGGAGAGGCGGATCCCGTGGAACGGGGCATCCGGTGGATGGAAACCCAGTTTCATCGTCCGGATCTCAGTTTGGCGGAGGTGGCTCACCATGTGGAGCGAAACCCTTCCTATTTCAGCTATCTTCTCTCCCGGAAAAAACAGATCGGATTCCGCCAACTGCTGCAAAGGATCCGGGTTCGGCACGCCCGCCGCCTGCTGGAGACCACAACCCTTACCATCGGGGAAATCTCCCGCCAATGCGGCTTCAATCACGTCAACACCTTCAGCCGCATCTTCAAACAAGTGACCGGTCATTCCCCCCGGATGTACCGTAACCTAAAGAACAATGAAAAATCCAAAGAAAAGAAGGATCAATGA
- a CDS encoding aldo/keto reductase, which yields MPKSLSERTRLNNGVEMPWLGLGVYKAEEGDEVVRSVRTALDHGYRLIDTAAFYHNEEGVGKAIRESGVPREEVFVTTKVWNDQQGYESTLRAFEESRRKLGLDYIDLYLIHWPVKGKYLETWKALEHLVHDGRARAIGVCNFQVHHLKDLMGNCEITPAVNQVEFHPRLSQKELLAFCKQNHIRLEAWAPLMRGKILDHETILSIAEKHGKNPAQVVLRWDLQHGVVTIPKSVRKERIQSNADVFDFELTPEEMERIDALNRDERTGPDPDNFNF from the coding sequence ATGCCGAAAAGCTTGTCTGAGCGAACCCGGCTGAACAACGGGGTGGAGATGCCCTGGTTGGGGCTGGGGGTGTACAAAGCGGAAGAGGGGGATGAGGTGGTCCGGTCGGTGCGGACCGCCTTGGATCATGGCTACCGCCTGATCGACACCGCCGCCTTTTATCACAATGAAGAAGGGGTCGGAAAGGCGATCCGGGAATCCGGGGTGCCCCGGGAAGAGGTTTTTGTCACCACCAAGGTGTGGAATGATCAACAAGGGTATGAATCCACCCTCCGGGCCTTTGAAGAAAGCCGCCGGAAGCTGGGGCTGGACTATATCGATCTCTACCTGATCCACTGGCCGGTGAAGGGAAAGTATCTGGAGACATGGAAGGCCCTGGAGCACCTTGTCCATGACGGTCGGGCACGGGCGATCGGGGTGTGCAACTTCCAGGTGCACCATCTGAAGGACCTGATGGGCAACTGTGAAATCACCCCGGCGGTCAATCAGGTGGAGTTTCACCCCCGTCTCTCCCAGAAAGAGCTGTTGGCCTTCTGCAAGCAAAACCACATCCGCCTGGAGGCCTGGGCTCCCTTGATGCGCGGAAAGATCCTCGATCATGAGACGATTCTCTCCATCGCGGAGAAGCACGGGAAAAACCCGGCCCAGGTGGTCCTCCGCTGGGACCTGCAACACGGGGTGGTCACCATTCCCAAATCGGTCCGGAAAGAGCGGATCCAAAGCAACGCCGATGTGTTTGATTTTGAACTGACCCCGGAAGAGATGGAACGGATCGATGCTCTCAACCGGGATGAAAGAACAGGCCCCGATCCGGACAATTTCAACTTCTGA
- a CDS encoding N-6 DNA methylase, translating into MNTQEIVQKLWNLCNVLRDDGITYHQYVTELTYILFLKMMKEREEEDSIPEEYRWDRLTSLHGEELYQHYRRLLTDLGTQGSDPLVQQIYRNASTNIDEPKNLEKIIRSIDGLDWYSAREEGLGNLYEGLLEKNASEKKSGAGQYFTPRPLINVMVKLIDPRPGEKCNDPAAGTFGFMIAADHYLKEKYDEYYDLEPEERTFQKYEAFTGCELVQETHRLALMNARLHGIEGKIHLGDTLSSLGKEMGEMDVILTNPPFGTKRGGERPTRDDFTYPSTNKQLNFLQHIYRALKANGKARAAVVLPDNVLFQDGDGKSIRADLMDKCNLHTILRLPTGIFYAQGVKTNVLFFERGTTDIGNTEEVWFYDLRTNMPGFGKRNPLTEAHFDGFIQAYTAADRSRVQDERWSRFTREEIRAKGDNLDLGLIADASLSAYEDLPDPIDSAEEAIGKLERAAALLQDVVSELKAAGEGRK; encoded by the coding sequence ATGAACACCCAGGAAATCGTGCAAAAGCTGTGGAACCTGTGCAATGTCCTGCGGGACGACGGCATCACCTACCATCAGTATGTGACGGAACTCACCTATATCCTCTTTCTCAAAATGATGAAGGAGCGGGAGGAGGAGGACTCCATCCCCGAAGAATACCGCTGGGACCGCCTCACCTCCCTCCATGGGGAGGAGCTTTACCAACATTACCGTCGCCTGCTCACCGATCTGGGCACCCAGGGGAGCGATCCCCTGGTGCAACAGATCTACCGCAACGCCTCTACCAACATAGACGAGCCCAAAAATCTGGAGAAGATCATCCGCTCCATCGACGGACTGGACTGGTACAGCGCCCGGGAGGAAGGTCTGGGCAACCTGTATGAAGGTCTGTTGGAGAAGAACGCCAGCGAGAAAAAATCCGGGGCGGGACAATACTTCACCCCCCGCCCCCTCATCAATGTGATGGTAAAGCTGATCGATCCCCGACCGGGCGAAAAGTGCAATGACCCCGCCGCCGGCACCTTCGGATTTATGATTGCGGCGGATCATTACCTGAAGGAGAAGTATGACGAATACTACGATCTGGAACCGGAGGAGCGAACCTTCCAGAAATACGAGGCCTTCACCGGTTGCGAGCTGGTCCAGGAGACCCACCGCCTCGCCCTGATGAACGCCCGCCTTCACGGCATCGAAGGGAAGATCCATCTGGGGGATACCCTCTCCAGCCTGGGAAAAGAGATGGGGGAGATGGATGTGATCCTGACCAATCCCCCCTTCGGCACCAAGCGGGGCGGGGAGCGGCCCACCCGGGATGATTTCACCTATCCCTCCACCAACAAACAGCTCAACTTCCTCCAGCACATCTACCGGGCCCTGAAAGCAAACGGAAAAGCCCGGGCCGCCGTCGTCCTGCCGGACAACGTCCTCTTCCAGGACGGAGACGGCAAAAGCATCCGCGCCGACCTGATGGACAAGTGCAACCTGCACACCATCCTGCGCCTGCCCACGGGGATCTTCTACGCCCAGGGGGTGAAGACCAACGTCCTCTTCTTTGAGCGGGGCACCACCGACATCGGCAACACGGAGGAAGTCTGGTTTTACGACCTCAGGACCAACATGCCCGGCTTCGGCAAGCGGAACCCCCTCACCGAAGCCCACTTTGACGGCTTCATCCAGGCTTACACCGCCGCCGACCGGAGCCGGGTGCAGGACGAACGCTGGTCCCGCTTCACCCGGGAGGAGATCCGCGCCAAGGGGGACAACCTCGACCTCGGCCTCATCGCCGACGCCTCCCTCTCCGCCTACGAGGATCTCCCCGACCCCATCGACTCCGCCGAGGAGGCCATCGGCAAACTGGAACGCGCCGCCGCCCTCCTACAGGACGTCGTCTCCGAACTGAAAGCCGCCGGGGAGGGACGAAAATGA
- a CDS encoding SDR family oxidoreductase, translated as MYPVYPYWGVETKISCQPLAFPPQHQPRQPGLESLMVPPPISENPHYRGSGKLLDRVAVITGGDSGIGRAVAIAFAKEGAHVVIPYLCEDGDAKATQMRVEELGRRCLPIRCDLTEEEAATEVIRQTLSTFGRLDILVNNHAVQFPQKSILEISPKQLELTFRTNIFSFFYLTRAALPHLHPGSSIINTTSVVAYEGHRELIDYSATKGAIVAFTRSLSQSLADRGIRVNAVAPGPIWTPLIPSSFSAEQVAPFGTDTPMKRAGQPFELAPTYVYLASEDSGYVTGQVLHVNGGVITGS; from the coding sequence TTGTATCCGGTGTATCCATATTGGGGAGTTGAAACAAAGATTTCCTGTCAGCCTCTCGCCTTTCCTCCTCAACACCAACCCCGACAGCCGGGGCTGGAGTCGTTGATGGTTCCGCCACCCATCAGTGAAAACCCACATTACCGGGGAAGCGGCAAGTTGCTGGACCGGGTGGCGGTGATTACCGGGGGAGACAGCGGGATCGGACGTGCCGTGGCGATCGCCTTTGCCAAAGAGGGTGCCCATGTGGTGATCCCCTATCTCTGCGAAGACGGGGATGCAAAAGCCACACAGATGCGGGTGGAGGAGCTGGGCCGGCGGTGTCTGCCGATCCGATGCGATTTGACGGAAGAAGAGGCCGCAACGGAAGTGATCCGGCAAACCCTGTCTACCTTTGGGAGATTGGACATTTTGGTCAACAACCACGCCGTTCAGTTTCCCCAAAAAAGTATCCTGGAGATCAGCCCGAAACAATTGGAGCTGACCTTTCGAACCAATATCTTTTCTTTCTTTTATCTGACCCGGGCCGCCCTCCCTCACCTTCATCCCGGAAGTTCCATCATCAACACCACCTCCGTGGTCGCCTATGAAGGGCATCGGGAACTGATCGATTATTCCGCCACCAAAGGAGCCATCGTCGCATTCACCCGCTCCCTCTCCCAGTCCCTGGCCGACCGGGGAATCCGGGTGAATGCCGTGGCTCCGGGCCCGATCTGGACTCCCCTGATCCCCTCCTCCTTCTCTGCAGAGCAGGTCGCCCCCTTTGGAACCGATACCCCGATGAAGCGGGCGGGGCAACCCTTTGAACTGGCACCCACCTATGTCTATCTGGCATCGGAGGATTCGGGGTATGTCACGGGTCAGGTGCTCCACGTCAACGGCGGAGTCATCACCGGTTCCTGA
- a CDS encoding M23 family metallopeptidase codes for MKRMSKILVGLALILGLSFAGVTEGLIPQASAACTFIKPADGTYTSGFRPPGRPNHHGVDIAKSGTVPIKAAAAGTVSKSYYSTSYGEVVFIKHKINGVNYETVYAHMRSGSRTVKVGNKVTQGQRLGYMGSTGDSTGQHLHFEIHKPEWTSSKKHAVNPMNYLNCKNSPPKTGDTENFSIGHYTVKKQFTVPAGSTITVKPGSVSQNPHSIKIRLTNTKTGNYVEETVPKQDGKFTNMKAGTFKVTLYQMKKGAVSGKVSVKTSKESHSENFKTSTSSTMKKQFTVGAGKSITVKPSSVSQKSHSIKVRLTNVKTGNYTEETVPKQDGKFTNMKGGTYKVTLYQMNSGPVSGKVTVTK; via the coding sequence ATGAAAAGAATGTCCAAGATACTCGTGGGTCTGGCGTTGATTTTGGGGCTTTCCTTCGCAGGGGTGACGGAGGGATTGATCCCCCAAGCTTCTGCCGCCTGCACTTTTATCAAACCGGCTGATGGGACGTATACCTCCGGGTTCCGCCCACCCGGTCGCCCCAACCACCACGGGGTCGATATCGCCAAGAGCGGAACGGTTCCCATCAAGGCAGCCGCTGCGGGAACTGTCTCCAAATCCTATTATTCCACCTCCTATGGGGAAGTCGTATTCATCAAGCATAAAATCAACGGGGTAAACTACGAGACGGTGTATGCCCATATGCGTTCCGGCTCCCGCACGGTCAAGGTGGGAAACAAAGTGACCCAAGGTCAGCGCCTCGGTTACATGGGGAGCACCGGGGATTCCACGGGCCAACACCTGCACTTTGAAATCCACAAGCCCGAATGGACAAGCTCCAAGAAACATGCCGTCAATCCGATGAATTATCTGAACTGTAAAAACTCCCCGCCAAAAACAGGCGACACGGAGAACTTCAGCATCGGGCACTACACTGTGAAAAAGCAGTTCACCGTTCCGGCCGGGTCCACCATCACGGTGAAGCCGGGTTCGGTCTCCCAAAATCCCCACAGCATCAAAATCCGGCTCACAAACACCAAGACCGGAAACTATGTGGAAGAGACCGTTCCCAAACAAGACGGTAAGTTTACCAACATGAAGGCGGGAACTTTCAAGGTCACTCTTTACCAAATGAAAAAAGGTGCCGTATCCGGCAAAGTATCCGTTAAAACCTCCAAAGAATCTCACTCGGAAAACTTCAAGACATCGACAAGCTCCACCATGAAAAAGCAGTTCACAGTCGGAGCCGGAAAGTCGATTACGGTGAAACCCAGCTCCGTCTCGCAAAAATCCCACAGCATCAAGGTCCGGCTGACCAATGTAAAAACCGGAAATTACACTGAAGAGACCGTTCCCAAACAGGACGGCAAGTTCACCAATATGAAGGGCGGGACCTATAAGGTCACTCTCTATCAAATGAACAGCGGACCCGTTTCCGGAAAAGTAACGGTTACAAAATAG
- a CDS encoding spore coat protein translates to MEGTHPKPRLAWHETLELHELVAFQSGGLMRLKKSYPKVMDGELKKIYMVFIQGLTANLKELMAFYPVAPRVADRNPEPDTDISMKRGDETGYYAGQILGWAKSAVRNYAVALTETTTPILHQVLLKQMVSAVQMHYMVFSFMYRRGMYPAHDLHQLLAGDLMRAKTALSMKY, encoded by the coding sequence ATGGAGGGTACTCACCCCAAACCACGGCTGGCATGGCATGAGACGTTGGAACTGCATGAATTGGTGGCGTTCCAGTCCGGTGGCTTGATGAGACTGAAAAAATCTTACCCCAAGGTGATGGATGGGGAACTGAAGAAGATTTACATGGTTTTTATCCAGGGGCTGACCGCCAACCTGAAGGAGCTGATGGCTTTCTATCCCGTTGCCCCCCGGGTGGCTGACCGGAATCCGGAACCGGATACCGACATTTCCATGAAACGGGGCGATGAGACGGGCTACTACGCCGGACAGATCCTGGGATGGGCCAAATCGGCAGTCCGCAACTACGCTGTCGCCCTGACAGAGACGACCACCCCCATCCTTCATCAGGTGCTGTTGAAACAGATGGTGTCCGCCGTTCAGATGCATTACATGGTGTTCAGCTTTATGTACCGCAGAGGGATGTACCCCGCCCACGACCTGCATCAATTGCTGGCGGGAGACCTGATGCGGGCCAAGACCGCCCTGTCGATGAAATATTGA
- the hsdR gene encoding type I restriction-modification system endonuclease — protein sequence MEALEWSNFSFLTERWPLLADLGEAGERNLHPDPNTTLFKLRLFGEKMARIIYAEEKPAAVEPHNQNERLRVLGREADLPREVISMFHSLRQKGNDAVHEGIGTIQEAKSLLKIAHKLSVWFMQTYGDWDFRPEPYREPEPRPEPEAIRREIEEKYRKEQEQRERELEQKLAAELERMRLSTLSHGEMLNRRAQARRAADRLDLTEEETRRIIDEQLTMAGWEADSRRLRYARGARPEKGKNQAIAEWPTACGPADYALFIGLRLVGLVEAKKISKNIPSDLEQAKEYARHVEVQGEEEGITRWGDYRVPFVFATNGRDYFQQVEEQSGIWYQDLRSRRNRGRALPAWFSPEDLEEKLSQDEEQALERLAEEELGYLKLRPYQEQAIQAVERGIREGRREMLLAMATGTGKTRTAIGLIYRLIKSKTCRRILFLVDRTALGEQAENAFKESPLENYRTFAQIFELQGLQEKVPQPETKVHIQTVQGMVSRLFKSGGEAGVPSVGLYDCIIVDEAHRGYKLDKEMGEVELLFRDQKEYISQYRRVLDYFDAIKIGLTATPALHTREIFGDPIYNYTYREAVVDGYLIDHTPPHQLTTRLAKEGIRWQVGESVEVYDEDKQSVERIDRLEDEVNIEVDQFNQAVITRSFNETVLDEVAQHLDLENGKKALIFAANDKHADMVTEILREKLGEWQEEEERAVLKITSSVHDSLEAIRRFKNEAYPKVAVTVDLLTTGIDVPEICTLVFLRRIKSRVLYEQMLGRATRPCERVGKEFFEIFDPVRLYEALEPFTRMKPATVNPQVSFTQLVAEMREVDDKSVQNRYRNTLLGKLNRKQRFFQEQERKEFQNHCGRTVEEMVDWIRNTPPEEVAEKLEQEAPLLTFLDQRRPQPRRKYISNHPDELLSHRRGYGDAERPEDYLEAFGRFLKENENKLPALRLVCQRPSDLTRESLKELKRELAKAGYRETTLRTAWNEMTNEEIAADIISFIRQRLLKEPLVSHEERVRGAMDKLRRSQQWTVPQKRWLDRIEKVLKQESVLGADAERVFNEEPFKDQGGYRRINKIFHGQAQSILNRINQHLFASEKGRTS from the coding sequence GTGGAGGCTTTGGAATGGAGCAACTTCTCGTTTTTAACAGAACGATGGCCTCTGTTGGCGGACCTGGGGGAAGCGGGAGAACGCAATCTGCACCCCGATCCCAATACAACACTCTTTAAACTCCGCCTCTTCGGGGAGAAGATGGCGAGAATCATCTATGCGGAGGAGAAGCCCGCCGCCGTCGAACCCCACAACCAGAATGAACGGTTGCGGGTGCTGGGACGGGAGGCGGATCTGCCCCGGGAAGTGATCAGCATGTTTCACTCCCTTCGCCAAAAGGGAAACGATGCGGTTCACGAAGGAATTGGAACGATTCAGGAGGCGAAGAGTCTTCTCAAGATCGCCCACAAGCTGTCCGTCTGGTTTATGCAGACCTATGGCGACTGGGATTTCCGGCCGGAACCTTACCGGGAGCCTGAACCGCGACCGGAACCGGAAGCGATTCGCCGGGAAATAGAAGAAAAATACAGGAAAGAGCAAGAACAGCGGGAACGGGAGCTGGAACAGAAACTGGCGGCGGAACTGGAACGGATGCGTTTGAGTACCCTAAGCCACGGGGAGATGCTCAACCGCCGGGCACAAGCCCGCCGCGCCGCCGACCGGCTCGATCTGACCGAGGAAGAGACCCGGCGCATCATCGACGAACAGCTGACCATGGCCGGTTGGGAAGCCGATTCCCGCCGCCTCCGCTATGCCAGGGGCGCCCGGCCGGAGAAAGGGAAGAACCAGGCCATCGCCGAATGGCCGACGGCTTGCGGCCCCGCCGATTACGCCTTGTTTATCGGATTGAGACTGGTGGGCTTGGTGGAAGCGAAGAAGATCAGCAAAAACATCCCCTCGGATCTGGAGCAGGCCAAGGAGTATGCCCGCCATGTGGAGGTCCAAGGGGAAGAAGAGGGAATCACTCGCTGGGGGGACTACCGGGTTCCCTTCGTCTTCGCCACCAACGGACGGGACTACTTTCAGCAGGTGGAGGAGCAATCGGGGATCTGGTACCAGGATCTGCGCAGTCGGCGAAACCGGGGACGTGCCTTGCCCGCCTGGTTTTCCCCGGAGGACCTGGAGGAAAAGCTGTCCCAGGATGAGGAGCAGGCCCTGGAGCGTCTGGCGGAGGAGGAGTTGGGTTACCTCAAGCTCCGTCCCTATCAGGAACAGGCGATTCAGGCGGTGGAGCGGGGCATCCGGGAGGGGAGGCGGGAGATGCTTTTGGCCATGGCCACCGGCACCGGGAAGACCCGCACCGCCATCGGCCTGATCTACCGGCTCATCAAGAGCAAAACCTGCCGCCGCATTCTGTTCCTCGTCGATCGGACCGCCCTCGGGGAGCAGGCGGAAAACGCCTTCAAAGAGTCTCCGCTGGAAAACTACCGGACCTTTGCCCAGATCTTTGAATTGCAGGGGTTACAGGAGAAGGTTCCCCAGCCTGAAACCAAAGTCCACATTCAGACGGTGCAAGGGATGGTGAGCCGCCTGTTCAAGAGCGGAGGGGAAGCCGGGGTTCCCTCTGTCGGCCTCTACGACTGCATCATCGTGGACGAGGCTCACCGGGGTTACAAGCTGGACAAGGAGATGGGAGAGGTGGAGCTTCTCTTCCGGGATCAGAAGGAATACATCAGCCAGTACCGGAGGGTCCTGGATTACTTCGATGCGATCAAGATTGGATTGACCGCCACCCCGGCCTTGCACACAAGGGAGATCTTCGGCGATCCCATCTACAACTATACCTACCGGGAAGCGGTGGTGGACGGTTATCTGATCGACCACACCCCGCCGCATCAGTTGACCACCCGTCTGGCAAAGGAGGGCATCCGCTGGCAGGTGGGGGAGTCCGTCGAGGTGTATGATGAGGACAAGCAGAGCGTGGAGAGGATCGACCGATTGGAAGACGAGGTCAACATCGAGGTGGATCAATTCAACCAAGCGGTTATCACCCGTTCCTTCAATGAGACGGTCCTCGATGAAGTGGCCCAACACCTGGACCTGGAAAACGGCAAGAAAGCCCTGATCTTCGCCGCCAATGACAAACACGCCGACATGGTGACGGAGATCCTGAGGGAAAAGCTGGGGGAGTGGCAGGAGGAAGAGGAACGGGCGGTGCTGAAGATCACCAGCTCTGTCCACGACTCCCTGGAAGCGATCCGCCGCTTCAAGAATGAAGCCTACCCCAAGGTGGCGGTGACGGTGGATCTGCTGACGACGGGGATCGATGTCCCCGAGATCTGCACCCTGGTCTTCCTGCGCCGGATCAAATCCAGGGTCTTGTATGAACAGATGCTGGGACGGGCCACCCGGCCCTGTGAGCGGGTGGGAAAGGAGTTTTTTGAGATCTTCGACCCGGTTCGCCTCTATGAGGCTTTGGAGCCCTTCACCCGTATGAAACCGGCCACTGTCAATCCCCAGGTCTCTTTTACCCAGCTGGTGGCAGAGATGCGGGAGGTGGATGACAAGTCGGTGCAAAACCGGTATCGTAATACCCTGTTGGGGAAATTGAACCGAAAACAGCGCTTCTTCCAAGAGCAGGAGCGAAAGGAGTTCCAGAATCACTGCGGGCGCACCGTGGAGGAAATGGTGGATTGGATCCGGAACACTCCCCCGGAAGAAGTGGCGGAAAAGCTGGAACAGGAAGCCCCGTTGCTCACTTTCCTCGATCAGCGGAGGCCGCAACCCCGACGCAAGTATATCTCCAACCATCCCGATGAGTTGCTCAGCCACCGGAGGGGGTACGGGGATGCCGAGCGTCCGGAAGATTACCTGGAAGCCTTCGGCCGTTTCCTGAAAGAGAATGAAAACAAACTTCCCGCCCTGCGCCTGGTCTGCCAGCGCCCGTCGGATCTGACCCGGGAAAGCCTGAAGGAGCTGAAGCGGGAGTTGGCCAAGGCGGGCTATCGGGAGACCACTCTGCGCACCGCCTGGAATGAAATGACCAACGAGGAGATCGCCGCCGACATCATCAGTTTCATCCGGCAACGCCTGCTGAAGGAACCCCTCGTCTCCCATGAGGAACGGGTCCGGGGAGCGATGGACAAGCTTCGCCGTTCCCAACAGTGGACCGTCCCCCAGAAACGCTGGCTGGACCGGATCGAAAAGGTCCTCAAGCAGGAGAGCGTGCTGGGTGCCGATGCGGAGCGGGTTTTCAATGAAGAGCCTTTTAAGGACCAAGGCGGTTACCGTCGCATCAATAAGATTTTTCATGGGCAAGCCCAGTCCATTCTCAACCGGATCAACCAACATCTCTTTGCCTCAGAGAAAGGAAGGACATCCTAG